In Coleofasciculus sp. FACHB-T130, the following proteins share a genomic window:
- a CDS encoding Gfo/Idh/MocA family oxidoreductase, giving the protein MPARQPDAHQQRNQPQPIRVGVIGVGNMGQHHTRVLSLLKDVELVGVSDINVERGLDTASKYRARFFENYHDLIPYVDAVCIAVPTRLHHEVGMTCLQAGIHVLIEKPIAASIAEAESLVNAAAESHSILQVGHIERFNPAFQELSKVLKTEELLALEAHRMSPYSQRANDVSVVLDLMIHDIDLLLELSAAPVVKLTASGSRASDSGYLDYVTATLGFANGIVATLTASKVTHRKIRRIAAHCKNSLTEADFLNNEILIHRQTTANYMTDYGQVLYRQDGLIEKVYTSNIEPLHAELEHFVNCVRGGNQPSVGGEQALKALRLASLIDQMALDGQVWQQPDWDCRCLSSPAVAVSF; this is encoded by the coding sequence ATGCCAGCAAGACAGCCAGACGCTCATCAGCAGCGTAACCAGCCGCAACCGATCCGCGTTGGCGTGATTGGGGTCGGTAATATGGGACAGCATCACACCCGCGTTCTGAGTCTGCTTAAAGATGTGGAACTGGTTGGTGTATCAGATATTAATGTTGAGCGGGGTTTGGATACTGCGAGTAAGTATCGCGCTCGCTTTTTTGAAAACTATCATGACTTAATCCCCTATGTAGACGCTGTCTGCATTGCCGTTCCGACAAGGCTGCATCATGAGGTTGGCATGACTTGCCTGCAAGCAGGGATTCATGTCTTGATTGAAAAGCCAATTGCCGCCAGTATTGCCGAGGCTGAATCCCTCGTCAATGCCGCAGCCGAATCGCACTCGATTCTCCAAGTAGGACATATTGAGCGGTTTAACCCGGCTTTTCAAGAACTCAGCAAAGTTCTGAAAACAGAAGAATTGCTTGCCCTAGAGGCTCATCGCATGAGTCCTTACTCGCAACGGGCTAACGATGTCTCTGTCGTCTTGGATCTGATGATCCATGATATTGACCTGTTGCTAGAACTATCCGCTGCGCCGGTAGTCAAATTGACCGCTAGTGGTAGTCGTGCCTCTGATTCCGGCTATTTAGATTACGTGACTGCTACCCTAGGCTTTGCCAACGGAATTGTCGCCACGCTAACAGCCAGTAAGGTGACACACCGCAAAATTCGTCGCATTGCTGCCCATTGTAAAAATTCTCTAACTGAGGCAGATTTTCTCAACAATGAAATTCTGATTCACCGGCAAACGACTGCAAATTATATGACAGATTATGGTCAGGTGCTTTACCGACAGGATGGGTTAATTGAGAAAGTCTACACCAGTAATATTGAGCCGCTTCACGCGGAGTTAGAGCATTTTGTTAACTGCGTGCGCGGTGGGAATCAACCTTCTGTAGGCGGCGAACAGGCGCTTAAAGCTTTGCGTCTGGCGAGTTTGATCGATCAGATGGCTCTCGATGGTCAGGTTTGGCAGCAACCAGACTGGGATTGTCGGTGTCTGAGTTCTCCGGCTGTAGCTGTTTCCTTCTAA
- a CDS encoding GDSL-type esterase/lipase family protein — MKIVLIVLAVVVGLVLAVEVGLRLLFGFGNPLIYIADEQIGYLLAPNQRTRRFGNLIEINQYSMRSPKITETRPESTLRVLLLGDSIANGGWWTDQAETLSAMMTQQLQSSIEGKTFKQIEVLNASANSWCPRNELAYLKQFGTFDAQVVVLLINTDDLFGTAPTSIPVGRDRNYPDQKPPLALVEAFSRYLLKAPPVPEMKAVNAESGDRVGFNLNAIQEIQTIAEQKGARFLLAMTPLKRELGEPGSRDYELKARVRLIDLTQNQHIAYIDFLPIFNSKEQPENLYRDHIHLSPQGNQLVNKEIGRSLSQLNMRN; from the coding sequence GTGAAAATTGTGCTGATTGTTTTGGCAGTTGTTGTAGGGTTGGTACTGGCGGTAGAGGTGGGATTGCGGCTGCTATTTGGCTTTGGAAATCCCTTGATTTATATTGCCGATGAACAGATTGGATATTTATTAGCGCCAAATCAGCGGACTCGCAGGTTTGGCAATCTGATAGAAATTAATCAGTATTCAATGCGAAGCCCAAAAATCACGGAAACTCGCCCTGAATCTACGCTGCGGGTGCTGCTGTTGGGAGATTCCATTGCGAATGGTGGCTGGTGGACAGATCAGGCTGAGACGCTTTCAGCCATGATGACTCAACAGTTGCAATCCTCTATTGAGGGTAAAACTTTTAAGCAAATAGAAGTTCTCAACGCTTCAGCGAACTCTTGGTGTCCGCGCAATGAATTAGCGTACTTAAAGCAGTTTGGTACGTTCGATGCTCAGGTAGTCGTGTTGCTGATTAATACTGACGATCTGTTCGGGACTGCGCCGACTTCAATCCCCGTAGGGCGCGATCGCAATTACCCCGACCAAAAACCGCCCCTAGCGCTTGTAGAGGCATTCAGCCGCTATTTGTTAAAGGCACCGCCAGTACCAGAGATGAAAGCAGTGAACGCGGAATCAGGCGATCGCGTTGGGTTTAATCTAAACGCCATTCAAGAAATCCAGACAATCGCAGAGCAAAAAGGTGCCCGCTTCTTGCTCGCAATGACGCCCCTAAAGAGGGAATTGGGCGAACCGGGTTCCCGGGATTATGAACTAAAAGCGCGAGTGCGCCTCATCGACTTAACCCAAAACCAGCACATTGCCTACATAGATTTTCTACCCATTTTCAACTCAAAAGAGCAGCCAGAGAACCTCTACCGAGATCATATTCATCTCAGCCCTCAAGGGAATCAGCTGGTTAATAAAGAAATTGGGCGATCGCTCAGTCAATTAAACATGCGAAATTAA
- the queC gene encoding 7-cyano-7-deazaguanine synthase QueC gives MKAVVLLSGGLDSSTVLYQAKVDGCECYAISFDYQQRHQRELESATTIARLAGIREHQVVAFDLRRWGGSALTDSAINVPEGRSLDEMDQSIPVTYVPARNTIFLSFALAYAETINAQRVYIGVNALDYSGYPDCRPDYIQAMQEVFRLGTKQGREGQPISIMTPLIDLKKTEIIQMGNRLGVPWEQTWSCYTGSEVACGVCDSCQLRLAAFAELGLQDPLPYAAKSH, from the coding sequence GTGAAAGCGGTTGTTTTGTTGTCTGGGGGGCTAGATTCTTCGACGGTACTGTATCAAGCAAAGGTTGATGGCTGTGAGTGTTATGCCATCTCATTCGATTACCAGCAGCGACACCAGCGAGAGTTAGAGTCTGCGACAACGATCGCTCGCCTCGCTGGTATACGAGAACATCAGGTAGTGGCGTTTGATTTGCGTCGCTGGGGCGGTTCTGCGCTCACGGACAGTGCCATTAACGTACCAGAAGGGCGATCGCTTGATGAAATGGATCAAAGTATCCCCGTGACCTATGTCCCCGCCCGAAATACCATCTTTTTGAGCTTTGCCCTCGCTTATGCAGAAACCATCAATGCCCAGCGGGTTTATATTGGCGTTAATGCTTTAGATTATTCCGGCTATCCCGATTGTCGTCCCGATTATATCCAGGCAATGCAGGAAGTCTTTCGACTGGGAACAAAACAGGGACGAGAGGGACAGCCAATTAGCATCATGACGCCCCTGATAGACCTGAAAAAAACGGAAATCATTCAGATGGGGAATCGGCTAGGCGTTCCTTGGGAGCAAACTTGGTCTTGCTATACCGGGAGCGAAGTGGCTTGTGGCGTCTGTGATTCCTGCCAGTTGCGTCTAGCTGCTTTTGCTGAGCTAGGATTACAAGATCCCCTTCCTTATGCAGCGAAGAGTCACTAA
- a CDS encoding ABC transporter ATP-binding protein: MASIRDILGYYRKYRIVALLSIAASSLFEIIDLVVPYTIGQILNVLSGQPLDRGLQNAIALIAEVSNLPANRFLSLSVLMGLILLVTVVRAPIQPWLGIWFHWDTALRSRRDHSIKVLEKIVTLPLEFYEENNPGRIAGRVARGLANHTWTYPEVAGQLIPKLVRVLGIFAMIWLIEWRIAVIFLISFIFILSFTLKDLKQLSDREQKLDRYQENTESRTSEIITNIKTVKAFATEQRELERQRQRLEREFKVVDYRIHRGYVILATSQRTIIQFCVFLVLGLTLNATLQGKISLGHFVTTLTISSMAYSELEPISNLAEIFARRYASMLRFHEFMHLPVGVDAVILSQTRTQTAEGGTQDSRGSELSYQFTGKVEFSHLSFGYDSDRPVLENINLLIEPYQTVALVGRSGSGKSTLVKLLFRYFEPHQGQILMDGQDIRTLDVTGYRRRLAIVHQEVDIFNGTLLENLTYGNPKATVEQVQEACRIARVDEVIEHLPQGYYTVVGERGMRLSGGQRQRLGIARALLVDPDILIFDEATSSLDYESERSIQLAMRSILGTRTTIIIAHRLSTIREADKIVVLDQGQIVEVGSHAELLHRKGIYRRLHSLQETGELL; encoded by the coding sequence ATGGCAAGCATTCGGGATATCCTCGGTTATTACCGAAAATATCGAATCGTCGCGCTTTTAAGTATTGCGGCATCTAGTCTCTTTGAAATCATCGATCTGGTAGTTCCTTACACAATTGGGCAGATTCTCAACGTACTGTCCGGTCAACCGCTGGATCGGGGATTGCAAAATGCGATCGCTCTCATCGCTGAAGTTAGCAACTTACCGGCAAATCGATTCCTTTCCCTCTCAGTGCTAATGGGATTAATCTTGTTAGTCACCGTCGTTAGAGCGCCCATTCAGCCTTGGCTCGGCATCTGGTTTCACTGGGATACAGCCTTGCGATCGCGTCGAGACCACAGCATAAAAGTCCTCGAAAAAATCGTCACTCTACCGCTAGAATTTTACGAAGAAAACAACCCCGGACGAATCGCCGGACGAGTTGCTAGAGGACTCGCTAATCACACCTGGACTTATCCTGAAGTCGCCGGACAGTTGATTCCCAAACTCGTTCGGGTGCTGGGTATCTTTGCGATGATCTGGCTAATTGAGTGGCGAATTGCCGTAATTTTCCTAATTTCCTTCATCTTCATCCTCAGCTTCACCCTCAAAGACCTCAAGCAACTGAGCGATCGCGAACAGAAACTGGATCGATATCAGGAAAATACCGAAAGTCGTACTTCGGAAATTATTACCAACATTAAAACCGTCAAAGCCTTTGCCACCGAACAGAGAGAACTGGAGCGTCAACGACAGCGCCTAGAGCGGGAGTTCAAAGTTGTTGACTACCGCATTCATAGAGGTTACGTCATCCTAGCTACTTCCCAAAGGACGATCATCCAGTTTTGTGTCTTTCTAGTACTTGGTTTGACCCTCAACGCCACCTTACAGGGAAAGATTTCACTAGGACACTTCGTTACTACGTTGACCATCTCCAGCATGGCCTACTCGGAGCTAGAACCTATTAGCAACCTCGCTGAGATATTTGCTCGTCGCTATGCCTCCATGCTCCGGTTCCACGAGTTCATGCACCTACCTGTAGGCGTAGATGCGGTCATTCTGTCTCAAACCAGAACGCAGACGGCAGAAGGAGGAACTCAGGATTCTCGGGGTTCTGAATTGTCCTATCAATTTACCGGCAAAGTCGAATTTTCCCATCTGAGCTTTGGCTATGACAGCGATCGCCCAGTTTTAGAAAACATTAACCTACTCATCGAACCTTATCAAACTGTAGCGCTGGTGGGGCGTTCGGGGTCGGGTAAGTCTACCTTAGTCAAGCTTCTGTTCCGGTATTTTGAACCCCATCAAGGTCAGATTTTAATGGATGGTCAAGACATTCGCACTTTGGATGTCACTGGCTATCGGCGGCGTCTGGCAATTGTTCACCAGGAAGTAGATATTTTCAACGGGACGTTGCTTGAAAACCTTACCTATGGCAACCCCAAAGCTACGGTTGAACAGGTTCAGGAAGCTTGCCGCATTGCCAGAGTAGACGAAGTCATTGAGCATCTGCCGCAAGGGTACTACACCGTTGTTGGAGAGCGGGGAATGCGCCTGTCTGGGGGACAACGACAGCGCTTGGGAATTGCTAGGGCACTCTTGGTCGATCCAGATATCCTCATCTTTGATGAAGCAACTTCTAGCCTCGACTACGAATCTGAGCGCTCAATTCAGTTAGCAATGCGTAGCATCCTTGGCACCCGCACCACCATTATCATTGCTCACAGACTTAGTACCATCCGGGAAGCAGACAAAATTGTAGTTCTCGATCAAGGTCAAATTGTAGAAGTCGGCAGCCATGCTGAACTACTGCACCGCAAAGGAATTTACCGACGTTTGCACTCCCTACAAGAAACAGGTGAGCTACTCTAA
- a CDS encoding CNNM domain-containing protein, with protein sequence MIVLPVQSYILVTSDLGPLLGSVWLDIAVLGLMLLLSAFFSGSETAITALDNLKLRALIQEQGDPRRMFALVLENRGRFITTLLVGNNLVNNFSAILTSNLFALWLGNAGLGIATAVVTFLVLIFGEVTPKSLAINNVMPVFKFAVRPIYLLSIVLGPLIYLFEQITQRVIRLFQGGVVQEGESLRDLHLMIEILGGKGHLDLHKHQLLNKALMLDSLSTRDLVKPRIDMRTISHEATLQEFVNLCLETGYSRIPVQEESKDQIVGVVHLKRALQQLRFLKKEGIDNGLVTEAMDPPVYVPDTKRAANLLKDMLQQRLHIAIVVDEYGGTVGLITLEDILEELVGEIYDESDFPSRAIATRNATRSGG encoded by the coding sequence GTGATTGTTTTACCCGTTCAGTCATATATTCTAGTTACTTCCGATCTGGGTCCCCTTTTAGGAAGTGTTTGGCTCGATATCGCGGTGCTGGGATTGATGCTTTTGCTTTCTGCTTTTTTCTCCGGCTCGGAAACGGCGATTACAGCCCTCGACAACCTTAAACTCAGGGCGCTGATTCAAGAGCAAGGAGACCCGCGCCGGATGTTTGCGCTGGTCTTAGAAAATCGGGGTCGGTTTATCACTACCCTTCTAGTCGGTAACAATCTAGTTAATAATTTTTCAGCAATTCTGACCAGTAACTTATTTGCCCTCTGGTTAGGGAATGCAGGATTGGGAATTGCTACTGCTGTTGTTACTTTTCTAGTGCTGATTTTTGGAGAAGTTACCCCTAAATCTCTGGCAATCAACAATGTCATGCCAGTTTTTAAGTTTGCCGTTCGCCCGATTTACTTGCTATCTATCGTTCTCGGCCCGCTCATTTATTTATTTGAGCAAATTACTCAGCGGGTAATTCGCCTGTTTCAGGGGGGTGTTGTTCAAGAGGGAGAGTCTTTAAGAGACCTCCATCTGATGATTGAAATTTTGGGAGGCAAGGGGCATCTGGATTTACACAAACACCAGCTGCTGAACAAAGCCTTGATGCTAGACAGTCTCAGCACCCGCGATCTGGTTAAGCCACGGATTGACATGAGGACAATCTCTCATGAAGCGACGTTGCAGGAGTTTGTGAATCTGTGTCTGGAGACAGGATATTCCCGTATTCCCGTGCAGGAGGAGTCTAAGGATCAAATTGTCGGCGTTGTTCACCTGAAGCGAGCGCTCCAGCAGCTGAGGTTTTTGAAAAAAGAAGGGATTGATAATGGCTTGGTGACAGAGGCGATGGACCCGCCAGTATACGTGCCGGACACTAAACGAGCCGCCAATCTACTGAAGGATATGTTGCAACAACGCCTCCACATTGCCATCGTCGTCGATGAGTATGGGGGCACGGTGGGGTTGATCACGCTGGAAGACATTCTGGAGGAGCTGGTTGGCGAAATTTACGATGAAAGTGACTTTCCCAGTCGAGCGATCGCTACGAGAAATGCCACGCGCTCTGGTGGCTGA